From the genome of Streptococcus marmotae, one region includes:
- the queA gene encoding tRNA preQ1(34) S-adenosylmethionine ribosyltransferase-isomerase QueA → MNTADFDFHLPEHLIAQVPLKQRDASRLLILDRKKQTMVDTHFDHIIDELEPGDALVMNNTRVLPARLYGEKPETGGHVELLLLKNTQGDQWEVLAKPAKRLKVGSKISFGDGRLMATIIEELEHGGRIVEFAYTGIFLEVLESLGEMPLPPYIHEKLDDRERYQTVYAKENGSAAAPTAGLHFTQELLKKIEAKGVKLVYLTLHVGLGTFRPVSVDNLDKHEMHSEFYTLSEEAAATLREVKSSGHRIIAVGTTSIRTLETIGNKFDGEIQADSGWTNIFIKPGYQFKLVDAFSTNFHLPKSTLVMLVSAFAGREFVLEAYHHAILEEYRFFSFGDAMFIK, encoded by the coding sequence ATGAACACTGCTGATTTTGATTTTCACTTGCCTGAACACCTGATCGCTCAGGTTCCTCTGAAACAACGAGATGCTTCTCGTTTATTGATTCTTGACCGTAAAAAGCAAACGATGGTCGATACCCATTTCGACCACATTATCGATGAATTAGAGCCTGGTGATGCGCTCGTCATGAACAACACCCGCGTTTTACCAGCCCGTCTATATGGCGAAAAACCAGAAACTGGTGGACATGTTGAATTGTTGCTCCTAAAAAATACCCAAGGTGATCAATGGGAAGTTCTTGCAAAACCTGCTAAACGATTGAAAGTTGGAAGCAAAATCTCCTTTGGCGATGGTCGCTTGATGGCAACAATTATTGAAGAATTAGAACACGGTGGGCGTATTGTAGAGTTTGCCTATACCGGCATTTTCCTTGAAGTGCTAGAAAGTCTTGGAGAAATGCCACTTCCACCCTACATTCATGAAAAATTGGACGATCGTGAGCGCTATCAGACTGTTTATGCGAAAGAAAATGGCTCTGCTGCTGCACCGACTGCCGGACTTCATTTTACCCAAGAATTGCTAAAAAAAATAGAAGCAAAAGGCGTTAAACTTGTTTATTTGACCCTTCATGTCGGTCTGGGAACTTTCCGCCCTGTATCTGTTGATAATCTAGACAAACACGAAATGCATTCTGAATTTTACACCTTATCAGAAGAAGCTGCGGCTACTTTACGAGAAGTAAAATCATCTGGTCACCGAATCATTGCAGTAGGTACAACTTCGATTCGCACCCTAGAGACGATTGGAAATAAATTTGATGGAGAGATTCAAGCAGACTCAGGCTGGACCAACATTTTTATCAAACCAGGCTATCAATTCAAACTGGTTGATGCCTTTTCAACCAACTTCCATCTACCGAAATCAACCTTGGTTATGCTAGTATCTGCCTTTGCTGGACGTGAATTTGTCCTTGAGGCCTATCACCATGCTATTTTAGAAGAATACCGCTTCTTTAGCTTTGGCGATGCTATGTTTATCAAATAA
- a CDS encoding aminotransferase, which yields MEIAAFGVEEWLNDWEKQAVYDIAGSSIDSLTVTEVLALGGISQEEFLEDLLQKKLNYGWIEGSPTFKKEVAKLYQHVAMSQILQTNGATGANHLALYALIEKGDHVISLYPSYQQLYDIPKSLGAEVSLWQIHEEEGWLPSLDELRSMIRPNTKMICINNANNPTGAVMERPFLEELVSIAQEVGAYILSDEVYKPLDSRYDVPAIVDLYEKGISVNSMSKTYSVAGVRVGWIVASDDLSNLFRKYRDYTMICAGVVDDALASYVLQHKDAVLARNQAIVAENLQLVRDWVEEEPRVSLVYPSAVPVSFIKLDVPEEIESFCLRLLQEKGVLLVPGNRFDRPGYARLGYCTQANTLKTGLALLSDFLRQYD from the coding sequence ATGGAGATTGCGGCATTTGGTGTAGAAGAATGGTTAAATGATTGGGAAAAGCAGGCAGTCTATGATATTGCTGGGAGTTCGATTGACTCGCTGACAGTAACAGAAGTTCTGGCCTTGGGCGGAATTTCTCAGGAAGAATTTCTGGAAGATTTGCTACAGAAGAAACTGAATTATGGTTGGATTGAGGGGTCGCCTACCTTTAAGAAGGAGGTGGCAAAACTATATCAACATGTGGCAATGAGTCAAATTCTTCAGACAAATGGAGCAACAGGAGCCAATCATTTGGCCCTTTATGCCTTGATTGAAAAAGGGGATCATGTCATTTCGCTGTATCCTAGTTATCAGCAGTTGTATGATATTCCGAAATCGCTAGGAGCAGAAGTTTCTCTCTGGCAGATTCATGAGGAGGAAGGCTGGTTACCCTCTTTGGATGAGCTACGGAGCATGATTCGTCCAAATACCAAGATGATTTGCATCAATAATGCCAATAATCCAACCGGTGCTGTTATGGAACGCCCATTTTTAGAGGAGCTAGTATCCATTGCTCAAGAAGTGGGAGCTTATATTTTGTCTGATGAAGTCTATAAACCCTTGGATTCGCGTTATGATGTGCCAGCTATTGTGGATTTATATGAAAAAGGTATCTCAGTTAACAGCATGTCAAAGACTTATTCTGTGGCTGGGGTGCGAGTTGGTTGGATTGTGGCAAGTGATGACTTGTCCAATTTGTTCAGGAAATACCGCGATTATACCATGATTTGTGCAGGGGTGGTGGATGATGCTCTTGCAAGCTATGTGTTACAGCATAAAGATGCAGTATTAGCGAGAAATCAAGCCATTGTAGCAGAAAATTTACAGCTAGTCAGAGATTGGGTGGAAGAAGAGCCGCGTGTCAGTTTGGTATATCCAAGTGCCGTGCCAGTTTCCTTTATTAAGCTAGATGTTCCTGAGGAAATCGAATCGTTCTGCCTGCGCTTATTGCAGGAAAAAGGTGTCTTGTTAGTACCTGGCAATCGCTTTGATCGGCCTGGCTATGCTCGCTTAGGCTACTGTACGCAGGCTAATACCTTGAAAACAGGCCTAGCTCTATTATCAGATTTCTTACGACAATATGATTAG
- the sodA gene encoding superoxide dismutase SodA: MAIILPDLPYAYDALEPHIDAETMTLHHDKHHATYVANANAALEKHPEIGEDLVALLSNVENIPADIRQALINNGGGHLNHALFWELLSPEKTEVPAELAAEIAATFGSFDEFQAAFTTAATTRFGSGWAFLVVNKEGKLEIVSTANQDTPIMNGLTPILALDVWEHAYYLNYRNVRPNYIKAFFEIINWNKVNELYQAAK; the protein is encoded by the coding sequence ATGGCAATTATTTTACCAGATTTACCATACGCTTATGACGCTCTTGAACCGCATATTGATGCAGAAACAATGACATTGCACCATGATAAGCACCATGCAACCTATGTTGCGAATGCAAATGCAGCCCTTGAAAAACACCCAGAAATTGGTGAAGACTTGGTAGCTTTGCTGTCAAATGTGGAAAACATCCCAGCAGATATTCGTCAAGCCTTGATTAACAATGGTGGTGGTCATTTGAACCATGCTCTTTTCTGGGAATTATTGTCACCAGAAAAAACAGAAGTTCCAGCTGAATTGGCAGCAGAGATTGCCGCTACATTTGGTTCATTTGATGAATTCCAAGCAGCCTTTACAACAGCCGCAACAACTCGTTTTGGATCAGGATGGGCTTTCTTGGTTGTCAATAAAGAAGGTAAATTAGAAATTGTTTCAACTGCAAACCAAGATACGCCAATCATGAATGGTTTGACACCAATCTTAGCGCTTGATGTATGGGAACATGCTTACTACTTAAACTACCGTAATGTTCGTCCAAATTATATCAAAGCATTCTTTGAAATCATCAACTGGAATAAGGTAAACGAATTATACCAAGCAGCAAAATAA